A region from the Branchiostoma floridae strain S238N-H82 chromosome 9, Bfl_VNyyK, whole genome shotgun sequence genome encodes:
- the LOC118423004 gene encoding translation initiation factor eIF-2B subunit epsilon-like, translated as MAGRGRKKVDVVQQEDVLQAVIIADSFDVRFAPITKDIPRALMPIANRPLLEYTLHFLVAAGIQEIFVFCCAHANKILKYLSDTGWTSDKAPCQVITQVSEDSLSPGDALRLIYDRSLIRTDFVLVMGDLVSTINLQPIIQQHKQRRLKDKVTVMTMLFREAAPRHDTRSSDDDVVLVTERDTNRVLHYQMVEGQSKLDLPLDLFSDQNDLDIRYNLLDCHVSVCSPQVPQLFADNFDYQTRNDFVRGILVHEEIMGNQVHAHVVTDEYAARVSSPPMYDAVSKDILQRWTYPLVPDNRLSSQEQDGFYTLHRHHVYRGKDVFLDHDSILEENVVIGPGTRIGSHTTISNSVIGQNCVIGDNVRLDGAYLWDNVSVGSDCSLTQCIVCSGVTITDRVVVEPSCVLASNVVVGPDVHLPAGTRVSLHPAQTQGAEDDFQETTETVQHQTYQPDRIGAEGKGYIWEDDADDSLVSLMWGLRLEQEESSSEESEESDEEEDDMDQENSLPPDDSRIFYTEVLDSMQRAIEENINADNLILEINSSKYAYNISMQELNVCVVRCVLESAHIRASLMATASEYLAALKPLLQPMKGLLKNYIRNSDSQQDCLLALEEYFGTHLNISAVLVSVLNFLYNEDILEEDGILKWYRHPAPSGTLTQKAQQQVRAAATKFIQWLQEAEEESEEESD; from the exons ATGGCGGGTCGCGGTAGAAAAAAAGTGGATGTCGTCCAGCAAGAAGATGTGCTACAAGCTGTCATCATTGCTGACAGTTTTGATGTCAGATTCGCACCCATAACCAAGGATATACCACGG GCCCTGATGCCCATTGCCAACAGGCCCCTGCTGGAATACACACTGCATTTCCTGGTGGCTGCAGGGATTCAGGAGATCTTTGTTTTCTGCTGTGCACATGCAAACAAGATCCTCAAATATCTAAG TGACACAGGTTGGACCAGTGATAAAGCACCTTGCCAGGTGATAACACAGGTGTCCGAAGACAGCCTCTCACCTGGGGATGCTCTCAGGTTGATCTATGACCGCTCCCTAATCAG GACGGACTTTGTGTTGGTAATGGGAGACTTGGTATCCACCATCAACTTACAGCCAATCATACAGCAGCACAA GCAACGGAGATTGAAGGACAAAGTGACAGTCATGACCATGTTGTTCAGAGAGGCAGCACCCAGGCATGACACAAG GAGTTCAGACGATGATGTGGTATTGGTGACAGAGAGAGACACCAACAGAGTACTACATTACCAGATGGTAGAGGGACAGAGCAAGTTAGACCTGCCACTG GACCTGTTTTCAGACCAGAATGACCTGGATATCAGGTACAACCTGCTGGACTGCCATGTCAGCGTGTGTTCACCTCAAGTACCGCAGCTGTTTGCTGATAACTTCGACTACCAGACCCGCAACGACTTTGTACGAGGAATTCTAGTACACGAAGAG ATCATGGGGAACCAGGTCCATGCCCATGTGGTGACTGATGAGTACGCAGCCCGGGTCTCCAGCCCACCCATGTATGATGCTGTCAG TAAAGACATTCTCCAAAGATGGACGTACCCCCTGGTACCAGACAACAGACTCTCTTCCCAAGAACAAGATGGTTTCTACACTCTGCATCGACACCATGTCTACAGGGGAAAGGATGTCTTTTTGGACCA TGACAGTATTCTGGAGGAGAATGTTGTGATTGGACCAGGGACCAGGATTGGCAGTCACACCACCATCAGtaactctgtcattggtcagaaCTGCGTCATCG GAGATAATGTACGTTTGGATGGAGCGTACCTGTGGGACAACGTGTCTGTCGGCTCGGACTGTTCGCTCACACAGTGTATCGTGTGCAGTGGTGTCACCATCACGGATAGAGTGGTGGTGGAACCTTCATGTGTGCTGGCTTCAAAT GTTGTGGTGGGCCCCGATGTTCACCTCCCTGCCGGCACCAGGGTCAGTCTGCACCCAGCCCAGACCCAGGGTGCTGAGGACGACTTCCAGGAGACAACAGAGACTGTCCAGCACCAGACCTACCAGCCTGATAGGATAGGTGCAGAAGGGAAGGGGTACATCtgggaag ATGATGCTGATGACAGTCTGGTGTCCTTGATGTGGGGCCTGAGACTGGAGCAGGAGGAGTCCAGTAGTGAGGAGTCAGAGGAGTCTGATGAGGAGGAAGATGACATGGATCAGGAAAACTCACTCCCTCCAGACGACAGCAGGATTTTCTATACAGAG GTGCTGGATAGCATGCAGCGAGCCATAGAGGAGAACATCAATGCTGACAACCTGATCCTGGAGATCAACTCCTCCAAGTATGCCTACAACATCAGCATGCAGGAGCTGAACGTGTGTGTGGTGCGCTGTGTGCTGGAGTCTGCACACATCCGAGCCAGCCTCATGGCTACTGCGTCCGAATATCTGGCAGCTCTGAAACCG CTTCTGCAGCCAATGAAGGGTCTCCTAAAGAACTACATCCGTAACTCCGACTCTCAGCAGGACTGCCTACTGGCTTTAGAG GAGTACTTTGGCACCCACCTAAACATCTCTGCTGTCCTGGTTTCTgtgctgaattttctgtacaacGAGGACATTTTAGAAGAAGACGGTATACTCAAGTGGTACAGGCATCCTGCCCCGTCCGGCACACTCACACAGAAGGCACAGCAGCAGGTCCGAGCTGCG GCGACCAAGTTTATCCAGTGGCTGCAAGAGGCAGAAGAGGAATCTGAGGAAGAATCAGACTGA
- the LOC118423252 gene encoding uncharacterized protein LOC118423252, with amino-acid sequence MISRKAKLTVKRKVKTETIRVDDKLFTDQILSDLSKYNLLVHCFKRFSAILKRATRGCVLCELDFVDDSCFKSFMQAYRDGSLSETLTQELITGDMRAEEGEDLWVHVSLLDGEEEDKITSDEATGKVPSVDTEQETPHNIEARGRILQKDTHQKPIEVEGKWKEEREVMANVNISK; translated from the exons ATGATTTCCAGAAAGGCAAAGCTGACAGTCAAACGGAAGGTTAAGACCGAGACAATACGGGTCGATGACAAGCTTTTCACAGATCAGATCCTTAGTGATCTATCGAAGTACAATCTCCTCGTGCATTGTTTCAAGCGTTTCAGTGCTATACTGAAGAGAGCTACGCGGGGCTGTGTACTGTGTGAACTTGATTTTGTGGACGATTCTTGCTTTAAGTCATTCATGCAAGCTTACAGAGATGGAAGCCTGTCCGAAACCCTGACACAGGAACTAATCACAGGTGACATGAGGGCAGAGGAAGGGGAGGATCTGTGGGTACATGTCAGTCTTCTGGACGGGGAAGAGGAAGATAAGATCACATCAGATGAAG CTACTGGCAAGGTTCCATCAGTTGATACAGAGCAGGAGACGCCCCACAATATAGAGGCAAGAGGAAGAATCCTACAGAAAGATACACACCAAAAGCCGATAGAGGTGGAGGGCAAATGGAAAGAGGAGAGAGAGGTAATGGCCAACGTCAACATAAGTAAATGA